The sequence ATGTGAAAATGATAGAATGCATATAAATTCAAGAATACATTCATACGCACACTGTCCTAGGAATAATTGCCAATTAGGTGGAATTTACTAATCAGaagtgtgggacgcgggtggcactgtgggttaaaccacagagcctaggacttgccgatcagaaggtcgggagttcgaatccccgcggcggggtgagctcccattgctcagtgctggctcctgccaacctagcagttcaaaagcacgtcaaagtgcaagtagataaataggtattactttggtgggaaggtaaacggtgtttccgcacgctgctctggctcgccagaagtggcttagtcatgctggccacatgacccggaagctgtatgccggctccctcggccaataaagcgaggtgagtgccgcaaccccagagtcggtcacaactggacttaaatggtcaagggtccctttaccttactaatgaGAAAGCGTGCATAGATCAGTGTGCATAGCTCTTTATCATTTGAGTTTTGAATGTTTATTGCACAGGGTCAAGTTGTGTACAAGAAAGATATGAAACCCAGTTGGTTTCATTAGCTACTCTCCATATAGGTTGATTACGTTTCATTAGCTACTCTCCATATAGGttgagtacgtttccgagcacaattcaaagtgttggtgctgacctttaaagccctaaatgtccttggtccagtatatctgaaggagcgtctcctcccccatcgttctgcccggacactgaggtccagctccgagggccttctggcggttccctcactgcgagaggccaagttacagggaaccaggcagagggccttctcggtagtggcgcccgccctgtggaatgccctcccatcagatgtcaaagcgataaacatctacctgacattcagaagacatctgaaggcagccctgttcagggaagtttttaatatgtgacattttagtgtatctttcatctttgttggaagccacccagagtggctggggaaacccagccagatgggcggggtacaaataataaattaataataataataataataataataataatcaatctTATCAATTTTTTACATTTTCTAGGATCAACCACTCCTTTGCAAGGATTATAAGTTCCTATGTAAAATGCTTatcaaacataaaataaaactacTCTTGAACATGGTGCCTGGAAAGCAACGCTTTGGAGTATATagatttctccctttcttttttatcCTTGGAGGTGCTATGGAATGGTTTATGATCAGAGTCCGAATTGGGCAAGAGACTTTTTGTAAGTATTTTCATAAAGTTTTCTAGTATTTATCTCTTAGCAGATATATCTACAGTCATTGTTAAAAGCCTAGACTTAACAGATATTTCCTAGTTTGTGTAACCCATTACCTCTAAAATAAGTTCATAATTGCTTAATCATACCTGAAGATTTGCTTTGCTTTATGTTCAGCTTTTATTAAATGGAGAAATAGCCCAATAAGATCTCAAACAGGTAACCACAATATGGATAACTTAAGACTTTATGGCTAATGATATTA comes from Podarcis raffonei isolate rPodRaf1 chromosome 2, rPodRaf1.pri, whole genome shotgun sequence and encodes:
- the LOC128408215 gene encoding small integral membrane protein 4; the encoded protein is MLIKHKIKLLLNMVPGKQRFGVYRFLPFFFILGGAMEWFMIRVRIGQETFYDVYRRKRSERQHEQNLEGR